The genomic window GGAGTTTGGAAGCAGTAATATTTGATACTATATTAGGCTATAAAAAAATATTGGGCTTGTCCAGAATTTAACTTTTTATTTTTGTGAGGATGAGATGAAAGCAGCAGAGAGAATGGCAATACCGCGTCAGAGGACAAGTGAATTAAGTCCCGAGGTGCGGGTTAAAAATTTTGATGAAGTGGTCTTTAATTTTGACGAAGCGACAGCTATGCGCGAGGCTGACCGCTGCTTGCAATGCAAGAAGCCGACGTGTCGTGAAGGGTGTCCTATTCATAACGAGATCCCTAAGTTTATAGGTTTGCTCCGCGAGGGTAAGATAGAAGAGGCTTACTGGGCCATACGGGAGCAGAGTTCTATGCCTGCAGTCTGTTCCCGAGTCTGTCCTCATGAGTTTCAATGCGAAGGATATTGTGTACGTGCCAAGAAAGGTGATGCCGTCGCCATCGGCATGCTTGAGCGTTATGTTGTCGACACCATGGTCATGAAGGGATATTTGATGACCAGAGAGTGTGCTCTGTCAAACGGGAAGAAGGTCGCCATTGTCGGTTCAGGACCAGCTGGGATGACCGTTGCTTTTTACCTTGCTCACATGGGCTACGAGTGTAAGATCTATGAAAGTCTGCCTGTTTTAGGCGGGATGCTTGCGGTAGGCATTCCGGAGTACCGACTGCCTCGAAATATCATCAATGCTGAATTTGATGCTCTTAACAATTGTGGTGTTGAAATCATCACCGGTGTTACCTTAGGTCGTGACAAGACTTTGTCACAACTTAAAGACGAGGGATTCGGCGCTGTATTCTTGAGTCCTGGGGCTCACGCCAGCCGTAAGTTAGGTATTGATGGCGAAGATTTGGCCGGGGTTTCTCATGGTGTTGATTATCTTCGTGAGGTTAATCTTGGCCGTGAAGTTGATCTTGGACGAAATGTGGTGGTGGTTGGTGGCGGAAATGTGGCCATTGATGTTGCCCGGACTGCGTTACGTAAGGGCTCAGATAACGTCTTCATTCTTTATCGACGGACCATAGCGGAAATGCCAGCTGCCAAAGCCGAGATCCATCATCTCCAGGAAGAGGGAGTCAAGATTGAGTTTCTGGTAGCACCGGTCAGGATTCACGGAGATAATGGTCGGATTAAGCACATCGAATGTCAGCGCATGCAGCTTGGAGAGTGTGATGCCTCAGGGCGGTGTCGACCGGTGATTATTGAAGGTTCGAACTTCATGATTGAGGCTGATTCCATCATTGCTGCTATCAGTCAGGATGTCGACTTGGGCGCCAGCCAAGGGACTGAAATTGCCACGAGTCGATGGGGGACCTATACAGTTGATGAGGATACCTTACAGACCAGTGTCCCTTGGGTGTTTGCCGGTGGTGATGCCGTCCTGGGCCCTCAGACTGCGGCCAAGGCGGTGTATCAAGGCAAGGTGGCAGCGGAATCCATTCACCGATTTATTGAGGGAAGAGACCTGAAAGAGGGACGCGAGGTGTTTAAACTGTAGTCTGTTGATTTTTTATTTTAGTCTGCGGAGTAAATGTGACGCCCCAATGGCACTTTGATGCCATTGGGGCGTCGTTGTTTTGTTT from Desulfobulbaceae bacterium includes these protein-coding regions:
- a CDS encoding NAD(P)-dependent oxidoreductase; translated protein: MKAAERMAIPRQRTSELSPEVRVKNFDEVVFNFDEATAMREADRCLQCKKPTCREGCPIHNEIPKFIGLLREGKIEEAYWAIREQSSMPAVCSRVCPHEFQCEGYCVRAKKGDAVAIGMLERYVVDTMVMKGYLMTRECALSNGKKVAIVGSGPAGMTVAFYLAHMGYECKIYESLPVLGGMLAVGIPEYRLPRNIINAEFDALNNCGVEIITGVTLGRDKTLSQLKDEGFGAVFLSPGAHASRKLGIDGEDLAGVSHGVDYLREVNLGREVDLGRNVVVVGGGNVAIDVARTALRKGSDNVFILYRRTIAEMPAAKAEIHHLQEEGVKIEFLVAPVRIHGDNGRIKHIECQRMQLGECDASGRCRPVIIEGSNFMIEADSIIAAISQDVDLGASQGTEIATSRWGTYTVDEDTLQTSVPWVFAGGDAVLGPQTAAKAVYQGKVAAESIHRFIEGRDLKEGREVFKL